A section of the Paenibacillus yonginensis genome encodes:
- the dapG gene encoding aspartate kinase: protein MRVLVQKFGGTSLATSEAREHVLKHITRELADGYRLVVVVSAMGRKGDPYATDTLLDLAAANGNALPAREKDLLMCCGEIISAATLCSLLEAKGISSTVLTGAQAGFRTDAHFGSARILDVVPDRIFKEFEDKSVVIVTGFQGESASGDFTTLGRGGSDTSATALGAALHAEIVDIYTDVNGILTADPRLVEDAKPLAYVSYAEICNMAHQGAKVIHPRAVEIAMQAGVPVRVRSTFSDEKGTLVANPEGFKDVQAGVVDRFVTGIAYVGNVTQIMVESGEGSYKLQLQVFKAMAENDISVDFINVTPTGVVYTVFDYEADRAADKLRELGLSPKILTGCAKVSVIGGGINGVPGIMAKIVEALAEKDIQILQSADSNTTIWVLVHKEDMVQALRALHKKFELHI from the coding sequence ATGCGTGTTTTGGTGCAAAAGTTTGGCGGCACCTCTTTGGCTACGTCGGAAGCGAGAGAACATGTGCTTAAGCATATAACAAGAGAATTGGCGGACGGGTACCGCCTAGTGGTCGTTGTTTCGGCCATGGGCCGCAAAGGAGACCCTTATGCTACGGATACCCTGCTCGATTTAGCCGCGGCAAACGGCAACGCACTTCCGGCCAGGGAAAAGGATTTGTTGATGTGCTGCGGCGAAATCATATCAGCCGCTACCCTGTGCAGCCTGCTTGAAGCGAAAGGCATTTCGTCCACGGTATTAACCGGCGCTCAAGCCGGCTTCAGAACGGATGCGCATTTTGGCAGCGCCCGGATTCTGGACGTTGTGCCGGACCGGATTTTTAAAGAATTTGAAGACAAAAGCGTGGTGATCGTGACCGGGTTTCAGGGCGAAAGCGCCAGCGGCGATTTTACCACCCTTGGCCGGGGAGGAAGCGATACTTCGGCTACGGCGCTTGGAGCGGCTTTGCATGCCGAAATCGTAGATATCTACACAGACGTAAACGGTATTCTTACTGCAGACCCGCGGCTTGTCGAAGATGCCAAACCATTGGCTTATGTCAGCTATGCCGAAATTTGCAATATGGCCCATCAGGGAGCCAAGGTCATTCATCCGCGGGCTGTTGAAATTGCCATGCAGGCCGGTGTACCGGTGCGCGTCCGGTCGACGTTCAGTGACGAAAAAGGTACGCTTGTTGCGAATCCGGAAGGCTTCAAAGATGTCCAGGCGGGTGTGGTGGACCGCTTTGTAACGGGAATTGCTTATGTCGGCAATGTCACACAGATCATGGTGGAATCCGGCGAAGGAAGTTACAAGCTTCAATTGCAGGTGTTTAAAGCCATGGCAGAGAATGATATAAGTGTAGACTTTATTAACGTAACCCCAACTGGGGTCGTTTATACGGTTTTTGATTATGAAGCGGACAGAGCCGCCGACAAGCTCAGAGAGCTGGGGTTAAGTCCGAAGATCTTGACCGGCTGCGCCAAAGTATCCGTTATAGGCGGGGGAATTAACGGCGTTCCCGGGATTATGGCCAAAATCGTCGAAGCGCTGGCCGAGAAGGATATTCAGATTCTGCAGTCCGCGGACTCGAACACGACGATCTGGGTGTTGGTTCATAAGGAAGATATGGTGCAGGCCTTAAGGGCTCTTCATAAAAAATTTGAGCTTCATATCTAA
- the dapA gene encoding 4-hydroxy-tetrahydrodipicolinate synthase, producing the protein MVDFGRLVTAMVTPFDEAGQIDWDQTAKLIDYLVENQKSDTLVISGTTGESPTLSTEEKLLLFDFAVKHAAGRCKIIAGTGTNSTEASIKMTKEAEKLGVDGALLVVPYYNKPNQEGMFRHFEAIATSTTLPIMLYNVPSRTVACLSTETILRLAEIHNIVAVKECAPLEQVAQVVSAAPAGFRVYSGEDAATLPALAVGGHGIVSVASHIAGAEMKDMIEAYLGGEVAKAAKLHQRLLPLFKGLFEAPHPVPNPVAVKFALNERGISVGSVRLPLVPATEEEQQFIRSLLAERV; encoded by the coding sequence ATTGTGGATTTCGGAAGATTAGTGACTGCGATGGTCACCCCCTTTGATGAAGCTGGGCAAATCGATTGGGACCAGACCGCAAAGCTTATAGATTATTTAGTGGAAAATCAGAAATCCGACACGCTTGTGATCAGCGGGACCACGGGCGAATCGCCAACACTGTCGACCGAGGAGAAGCTGCTTTTATTTGATTTTGCGGTCAAACATGCCGCAGGCCGCTGCAAAATTATCGCCGGTACCGGCACCAACTCCACCGAAGCTTCGATCAAGATGACCAAAGAGGCGGAAAAGCTTGGGGTGGACGGGGCTTTATTGGTGGTGCCTTATTACAATAAACCAAATCAGGAAGGCATGTTCCGCCATTTTGAAGCTATTGCAACCTCAACGACCCTGCCGATCATGCTGTATAACGTTCCAAGCCGGACGGTTGCCTGCTTAAGCACGGAAACCATTCTTCGCCTGGCTGAAATCCATAACATAGTAGCTGTTAAGGAGTGCGCCCCGCTTGAGCAGGTGGCTCAAGTGGTCTCGGCAGCGCCTGCCGGGTTTAGAGTCTATTCCGGAGAAGATGCCGCAACGCTGCCTGCCCTGGCGGTCGGAGGACACGGCATCGTTAGTGTTGCCAGCCATATTGCCGGTGCCGAGATGAAGGACATGATCGAAGCTTATCTGGGCGGCGAGGTGGCCAAAGCGGCGAAACTGCACCAGAGGCTGCTGCCGCTCTTTAAAGGGCTATTCGAGGCTCCGCACCCGGTTCCGAATCCGGTTGCCGTTAAGTTTGCCTTGAATGAACGCGGTATTTCAGTAGGTTCGGTCAGACTGCCTCTGGTTCCGGCGACGGAAGAAGAACAGCAATTTATCCGTTCGCTGCTTGCTGAACGAGTTTAA